In the Pirellulales bacterium genome, one interval contains:
- a CDS encoding sensor histidine kinase KdpD → MAESRPDPDALLARVQAEESRAERGKLKIFFGAAPGVGKTYTMLEAGRKVAKEGVDVLVGYLEPHVRPETQALLMGLDVLGRRTIEYRGTRLLEFNLEAALAAHPQLILVDELAHTNAPGVTHTKRWQDVERLRQAGIDVYTTLNVQHLESLNDVVAQITGVIVRETVPDVIFDTADEIELVDLPPDDLIERLREGKVYLPDQASRAIESFFKKGNLIALRELALRRVAERVNAQMQDYRSLHAVARTWPTSERLLVSVSPSPHSARLVRATRRMATTLRAPWLAVYVETAPSARLSQEDADRVGQTLHMAEELGAETATISGTHLVDELLDYARRRNVTKIVVGKPQRPRWQEWLSGSVVYELTRKCGDIDVYVISGDVDEPVKPRQRAAPPPWNPLAYLGALLTVTACTGAGWLMQDRFALANIIMVYLLGVISVAAQFGRGPSILASILGVAAFDFFFVPPTMTFAVSDTQYLLTFAVMLTTGLVISTLTAHVRFQAQSARMREERTAALYAMSRGLVEATTAQALVDLAVKHIAEVFDGEVFLLFPDPSRRGPVTIAPVPSAASLATLTDHDLGVAQWVFDNGERAGRGTDTLPSATSLFVPLRSRGAIVGILGIRPRATVRPLLFSSEQIRLLETFAGQVALAAERIRSAQDAQRAKLQAEAERLRSSLLSAVSHDLRTPLAAIAGASSTLVDDSGLDTNTRHELAESIFEEAERLNRLVVNLLDMTRLDAGALQVRKEWQVVEEVVGVVLNRLSRRLQRYHVVTRLPGDLPLVPFDPLLIQQVLTNLLENAMRCTPEGGEILLSAEVVEKDVQIDVADRGLGLVPGEEEHIFEKFYRSVRSTTGTGVGLGLTICRGIVELHGGRIWARNRPDGGACFSFTLPRGEAPPLVRADGPVAP, encoded by the coding sequence ACCAGGTTGCTGGAATTCAACCTCGAGGCGGCGCTCGCTGCGCATCCGCAGCTCATCCTCGTCGATGAGCTGGCGCACACCAATGCTCCCGGCGTGACGCACACCAAGCGGTGGCAAGACGTCGAGCGCTTGCGGCAGGCGGGCATCGACGTCTATACCACGCTCAACGTCCAGCATCTGGAAAGCTTGAACGACGTCGTCGCGCAGATCACAGGGGTGATCGTTCGCGAGACGGTGCCCGACGTGATCTTCGACACGGCCGACGAAATCGAGCTGGTCGATTTGCCGCCGGACGATTTGATCGAAAGGCTGCGCGAGGGAAAGGTCTACCTGCCGGACCAGGCCAGCCGCGCGATCGAAAGCTTCTTCAAGAAGGGAAACCTGATTGCGCTGCGCGAGCTGGCGCTACGGCGCGTCGCTGAACGCGTCAACGCGCAGATGCAGGACTATCGCTCGCTGCACGCCGTAGCCCGCACCTGGCCCACGTCGGAACGCTTGCTGGTTTCGGTGAGCCCCAGTCCACACTCGGCGCGGTTGGTGCGTGCCACGCGGCGGATGGCCACCACGCTGCGCGCGCCTTGGCTGGCGGTGTATGTCGAGACGGCGCCAAGCGCGCGACTGAGTCAGGAAGACGCGGACCGTGTGGGTCAGACCTTGCACATGGCCGAGGAACTGGGGGCCGAAACGGCCACGATCAGCGGCACGCACCTGGTCGACGAATTGCTCGATTATGCTCGCCGCCGCAACGTGACCAAAATCGTGGTCGGCAAGCCGCAACGGCCGCGCTGGCAGGAATGGCTGAGCGGCTCGGTCGTCTACGAGTTGACGCGCAAATGCGGCGACATTGACGTGTACGTCATCAGCGGGGACGTCGACGAACCGGTCAAACCGCGGCAGCGCGCCGCTCCTCCGCCGTGGAATCCGCTCGCGTACTTGGGCGCGCTATTGACGGTCACGGCCTGTACCGGCGCCGGCTGGCTGATGCAGGACCGATTCGCGCTGGCCAACATCATCATGGTCTACCTGCTGGGCGTCATTTCCGTGGCCGCGCAATTTGGCCGCGGACCCTCGATCCTGGCGTCGATCCTGGGCGTGGCCGCGTTCGATTTTTTCTTCGTTCCGCCCACGATGACCTTTGCCGTCAGCGACACGCAGTACCTGCTCACGTTCGCGGTTATGTTGACCACCGGCCTGGTGATCAGCACATTGACGGCCCACGTAAGGTTCCAAGCCCAATCGGCGCGGATGCGCGAAGAGCGTACGGCCGCCTTGTACGCCATGAGCCGGGGCCTGGTCGAGGCCACCACCGCGCAGGCGCTTGTGGACCTGGCCGTGAAGCATATCGCCGAAGTGTTCGACGGCGAGGTGTTCCTTTTATTCCCTGATCCCTCGCGGCGCGGTCCGGTCACGATCGCGCCGGTTCCCTCGGCCGCATCGCTCGCCACGCTCACGGATCATGACCTGGGCGTCGCCCAATGGGTATTCGACAATGGCGAGCGCGCCGGACGTGGCACAGACACCCTCCCTTCGGCGACATCGCTGTTCGTGCCACTGCGCTCGCGCGGCGCGATTGTCGGCATCCTGGGCATTCGCCCGCGCGCCACGGTTCGCCCGTTGTTATTTTCTTCCGAGCAAATTCGCCTTTTGGAAACATTCGCCGGGCAGGTGGCGCTCGCGGCCGAGCGCATCCGTTCGGCCCAGGACGCCCAGCGGGCGAAGCTGCAGGCCGAGGCCGAGCGCCTGCGCAGCTCGCTGTTGAGCGCCGTGTCGCACGACCTGCGCACGCCGCTGGCCGCGATCGCCGGCGCGAGCAGCACTTTGGTTGATGATAGTGGCCTCGACACGAACACGCGTCACGAGCTGGCCGAGTCGATCTTCGAAGAGGCCGAACGGCTCAATCGGCTGGTGGTGAACCTGTTGGACATGACCCGCCTCGACGCCGGGGCCCTGCAAGTGCGCAAGGAGTGGCAAGTCGTCGAGGAAGTCGTCGGCGTGGTGCTCAACCGTCTTTCGCGCCGGTTGCAACGCTACCACGTCGTGACCCGGCTGCCCGGCGATTTGCCGCTGGTGCCGTTCGATCCGTTGTTGATCCAGCAAGTGCTGACCAATTTGCTGGAGAATGCCATGCGCTGCACGCCCGAAGGGGGCGAGATTCTGCTGTCGGCGGAGGTGGTCGAAAAGGACGTGCAAATCGATGTTGCCGATCGCGGCTTGGGACTCGTGCCCGGCGAAGAAGAACACATCTTCGAGAAATTCTATCGTTCGGTGCGTTCCACGACCGGCACGGGCGTGGGGCTAGGGTTGACGATCTGCCGGGGCATCGTCGAATTGCACGGCGGCCGTATCTGGGCGCGCAATCGGCCCGACGGCGGCGCCTGCTTCAGTTTCACCTTGCCGCGCGGCGAAGCGCCGCCGCTGGTGCGCGCGGATGGTCCCGTGGCCCCGTAG